The Mesorhizobium opportunistum WSM2075 DNA window ATGCCCGAACGTGCCGCGGTCGACCGACAGGCGGAGATCGTCACCGCGGCGCAGGAGCGGCTTGCCGGCGTCATCAACATCGATTTCGTCCCGCCGGACTATTTCGCTATCTATCCCAAGCCATGCATGGGCGGCTGGGCGCGCGACGCCTTCATGGTGGCGCCGGACGGCACCGTGCTGCCTTGCCATGCCGCACAGACGATTCCTTCGCTTAGCTTCGAGCGCTTCGGAGAGCGCACACTTGCCGAAATCTGGACCGATTCACCGGCATTCAATGCCTTCCGCGGCGCCGAATGGATGCAGGAGCCGTGCCGAGGCTGCGAGCGGCGCGAGATCGATTGGGGCGGCTGCAGGTGTCAAGCGATGGCGATTGCCGGTGACGCCGCGGCTACGGATCCGGCGTGCATCAAGTCGCCGATCCACGCTCGCATGGCTATGCTCATCGACGAAACGCGGCCCGCCGCGGCAGATACTGCGGCGGACGAAGCCTTCATCTATCGCCGGATAGGCGTTGTGGCCGAGCCCGCCTGACTGTCTGGCAGACCCTTCCTGGCGAGCGACAGCGGAGTCTTCTGCTCACCGCGATCCTTTGCTCAATCCGTCATTTCTGGCGAAAGGCGGAGTGGAACGACACGACCAACGGGCCTAGTACGTAGTCGAGCGCGGTGCGTTCCTCGGTGACGATCATGACCGCTGCCGGCATGCCCGGATAGAGCGCAATCTGTGGAGCCGCCGCCAACTCCCCCGGATCGACCGCCACGTCAGCCAGATAGTAGGGAAACCCGGTCTTGCTGTCGGTAAT harbors:
- the pqqE gene encoding pyrroloquinoline quinone biosynthesis protein PqqE gives rise to the protein MDEQLIAGLSARGVYTNLITAGIGIAEGRIEAFAEAGLDHVQLSFQGVRPATTDLIGNHRGSHEKKLETARRASAAGLPLTINAPIHRHNIEEVPEFIDMALSLGAERLEIANVQYAGWALANRNVLMPERAAVDRQAEIVTAAQERLAGVINIDFVPPDYFAIYPKPCMGGWARDAFMVAPDGTVLPCHAAQTIPSLSFERFGERTLAEIWTDSPAFNAFRGAEWMQEPCRGCERREIDWGGCRCQAMAIAGDAAATDPACIKSPIHARMAMLIDETRPAAADTAADEAFIYRRIGVVAEPA